The DNA region ACGGTGCCCGGCGAGAGGTCGACCGCGGGGACGGCGCCGATCGCCTCGGTGGTCGCGGTGACGGAGGCGCGGTCCTCGGCGGGGAGGTCGACCAGTTCCCGGAGGACGAGCTGTTTGTTCGCCGGGAGCGCGAGCACGCGGGCGAGCGAGGCCGCTCCGCGGGGGACCTCCTCGGTCGCGGCGGCCACGTCGGCCTCGGCGAGCCGCGTCCGCTCGTCCTCGGTCGCGCGGACGGCGGCGACGAACAGCGCGGCCATCGCGTCGTGGGCGTTGCCCTCGGCCCACTCGGCGACCCGGCGGGCGAGGTCGTGATCGAGGCCCTGCCGGCTGAGCCCCAGCGACGCGCGGGTCATCAGCAGGTCGACGAGCGTCTCGCGGCGGTAGCGGTCGACGCGGATCTCCGTCGCGGTGTACTCGGTCAGCAGGACCTCCCCGGGGTCGCGGCGGCCGACCGCCAGCCAGCTCACGTTGCTCGGGAGGCCGGCGAACCGCTCGACCAGCTCCTCGTCGCCGGTGCCCTCGGGCTCGCCGACGTGGTCGACGGCGACGACGACGCCCGTGTCGGAGTCGCCCAGCAGGTCGTGGAGCCGCTCGCGCAGCTCCGCGGTGGAGATCCCGTGGTCGGGCACCGACTCCTCGACCAGCGCGTCGAGGACGCCGTGGTAGAAGGCGAACTCGCTGGTCGTCTCGCGGAGGTCGACGTAGGCGAACGCGGGCGAGGTGGGCGTGGCCGCGCGCGTGCTCGTGTGGATGATCGACCGGGTCTCGGTCGACAGCCGGTCGAGATGCGAGAACAGCGCGGTGACGACGGCGGACTTGCCGGCGCCGAACGGGCCGGAGACGTAGGCGTTCGGCGGGAGCTTGCCGTCGAAGACCGGGTCGAGGTGGTCGAGCAGGCGCTCGAAGGTCGGCCCGCGGTCCGACGGCTCCTCGACGTGGGCGACCGGGGAGAGCGACTCGTAGTCCTCGACGAGGCGGCGGCCGT from Halosimplex halophilum includes:
- a CDS encoding Cdc6/Cdc18 family protein: MDIDARIKRRQRRTDGRRLVEDYESLSPVAHVEEPSDRGPTFERLLDHLDPVFDGKLPPNAYVSGPFGAGKSAVVTALFSHLDRLSTETRSIIHTSTRAATPTSPAFAYVDLRETTSEFAFYHGVLDALVEESVPDHGISTAELRERLHDLLGDSDTGVVVAVDHVGEPEGTGDEELVERFAGLPSNVSWLAVGRRDPGEVLLTEYTATEIRVDRYRRETLVDLLMTRASLGLSRQGLDHDLARRVAEWAEGNAHDAMAALFVAAVRATEDERTRLAEADVAAATEEVPRGAASLARVLALPANKQLVLRELVDLPAEDRASVTATTEAIGAVPAVDLSPGTVKRYLYEMAEVGVVERVQAEATDGQGRPPSRVELRFPPTAFRRLYDLRG